A genomic window from Bacillus rossius redtenbacheri isolate Brsri chromosome 7, Brsri_v3, whole genome shotgun sequence includes:
- the LOC134534598 gene encoding zinc finger protein 134-like — translation MHGHTNIRTQGHIALSVAVADEVFAVDKCWLAGSGPREAAARPYRCRKCRRAFCWKHSLVRHENSVCGSSLHLGCPFCSYVASRRDTLLRHVTLMHPELAAPRDDSSGHSRAEPDAYYEDTGTSPPRPVLAGRPGDGRYACGGCHKVYRYKRTLQRHRKHECGRPPRLQCPDCPYVCRYRTDLLKHMARRHGYLPGWPGALRAALAEAEIV, via the exons ATGCACGGACACACGAACATACGGACACAGGGACACATAGCCCTGTCTGTAGCAGTAGCAG ATGAAGTATTCGCCGTGGACAAGTGCTGGCTCGCGGGCTCGGGCCCCCGAGAAGCTGCCGCGAGGCCGTATCGCTGCCGCAAGTGTCGCCGAGCCTTCTGCTGGAAGCACAGCCTCGTGAGGCACGAGAACTCGGTGTGCGGGTCGAGCCTGCACCTCGGCTGCCCCTTCTGCAGCTACGTGGCGAGTCGCAGAGACACGCTCCTCAGACACGTGACCTTGATGCACCCGGAATTGGCCGCGCCTCGGGACGACTCCTCGGGACACTCGCGAGCGGAGCCGGACGCCTACTACGAGGACAC CGGCACGTCACCTCCGCGCCCCGTGCTTGCAGGGCGGCCTGGGGACGGGCGGTACGCCTGCGGGGGCTGCCACAAGGTGTACCGCTACAAGAGGACGCTGCAGCGCCACCGCAAGCACGAGTGCGGGCGTCCCCCGCGGCTCCAGTGCCCCGACTGCCCCTACGTGTGCCGCTACCGCACGGACCTGCTCAAGCACATGGCCCGGCGGCACGGCTACCTGCCGGGCTGGCCCGGAGCGCTCCGCGCCGCCCTGGCCGAGGCGGAGATCGTTTAG
- the LOC134534597 gene encoding zinc finger protein 425-like: MPDAQSGPGPQGLLASFRLNPWRADDDGAARRYPCPLCGKKYRWKKSVLAHVRSECGRRRSFQCPFCAYRAKRNTHLKAHVKSIHPGTSFPRFDMAESLDADRPWASWGRGDDPKLFPCGQCDKAYKSRHTLLRHRKFECGKEPQFRCPCCPYRAYHKCNLKSHVRNVHKLV; encoded by the exons ATGCCCGACGCTCAGAGCGGGCCAGGTCCGCaag GTCTCCTCGCCAGCTTCCGCCTGAACCCGTGGCGCGCGGACGAcgacggcgcggcgcggcgctaCCCGTGCCCGCTCTGCGGCAAGAAGTACCGCTGGAAGAAGTCCGTGCTGGCGCACGTGCGCTCCGAGTGCGGCCGCAGGCGGTCCTTCCAGTGCCCGTTCTGCGCCTACCGCGCCAAGAGGAACACGCACCTCAAGGCTCATGTCAAGTCCATCCACCCGGGAACCTCGT TTCCCAGGTTCGACATGGCGGAGTCGTTGGATGCGGACCGGCCCTGGGCGTCGTGGGGTCGCGGCGACGACCCCAAGCTGTTCCCCTGCGGCCAGTGCGACAAGGCCTACAAGTCGCGCCACACGCTGCTCCGGCACAGGAAGTTTGAGTGCGGCAAGGAGCCACAGTTCCGGTGTCCCTGCTGCCCCTACCGGGCCTACCACAAGTGCAACCTCAAGTCGCACGTCAGGAACGTCCACAAGCTCGTTTAG